A genomic window from Gossypium hirsutum isolate 1008001.06 chromosome D12, Gossypium_hirsutum_v2.1, whole genome shotgun sequence includes:
- the LOC107947443 gene encoding uncharacterized protein: protein MEAYSSYAAAAAASSSEEARGLKASQASFHGSLHSVRKPLSKPWKKPIAPFPPTPPKVYTVDPINFRDLVQQLTGAPQFMSQSHNQTSTSQFQAQQPQQQRLQRVAPPALHVAAPPLSRTEVSAPLHLVSGLYHTTSQNQNFSDNAMFTSNSLGLTLSPSLFNWCTFPILSPGTLASLEQSTVP, encoded by the coding sequence ATGGAAGCTTATTCTTCATATGCTGCTGCCGCTGCTGCCTCGAGTTCAGAAGAAGCAAGAGGGTTGAAGGCTTCACAGGCTTCATTTCATGGATCACTTCATTCCGTGCGTAAGCCATTGTCAAAGCCCTGGAAGAAGCCAATTGCACCATTTCCTCCAACACCACCAAAGGTTTACACGGTCGACCCTATAAACTTCCGGGACTTGGTTCAACAGCTGACTGGTGCACCTCAGTTCATGTCCCAATCTCATAATCAGACCTCCACATCTCAGTTTCAGGCTCAGCAGCCTCAGCAACAGCGTCTCCAAAGAGTGGCACCTCCCGCTCTTCACGTTGCAGCACCGCCATTGTCTAGGACAGAAGTTTCTGCACCATTGCATCTCGTTTCTGGATTATACCACACTACATCCCAGAACCAGAATTTCTCAGATAATGCCATGTTTACTTCGAATTCACTTGGACTGACCTTGTCACCATCTTTGTTTAATTGGTGCACTTTCCCCATTCTCAGTCCCGGAACATTGGCCAGCTTGGAGCAAAGCACTGTTCCTTAG